GAAAAAGCAGAGTAATCAAATGTTTCATGAGATTAGTTGTGTTAGTacgaagataaaaggaaaaaggagttGGTTTACCATGATGTTTGGCTTTCCACCCGTATTTAGGGGCCATTTCCTTCCACCGGCGGGACTTTGATGTTGTGATATCCAGAATTTTTTGAATCTAGTAGTATAGTCCTTGAATTCGTGGTGGTTTCCATTGGTAGCTGAAACAAAAAATACAAGAGAATCAGTAACAACAGGAAGCAATCTTTTCATGAAGGAAAGAAGTGAATGACTGAAAGCTTACGGAAGCGATTCCACGACTCAGGAAAAGTTGGAGTTTTGGCCAGGATGATATCCCTGGTAGGGATGATCACGAATCTTTCATCCACCTACGATCGTTGTCATTATCTATGCTGGTGAGAAGAGCATGGTGACCATGTTTGCTGAAGTTTATTACTCCCCTATGAAAAATTTAGGAGGAGTAAAGGTTCGTCATGTGCGCAAGGGTTGGGGTTTCCCACGTCTCCGTGCACAGTTGGCAAAGGTAGGCCACCATCTGTCATATAGACGGGCCTACCTATGCTACGCAAACCTGATACCGGTGACAGAACTCTAAAATTATCGGGTCAAGCCCTTTACTCGACCTCAGGGTAAACGGACCCAAGATAAAGTGATACATATAAACATACGTAAACCTCTCATTGAAGAAGGTAACCCATTCTATCATATTCGGGTAAAGGATTTCAAGATTGGAGCAGTTGCAATCCTCCTTCACAGTTAGCATACTGGAAGGGCGAATAGAGGAGAGATACCTACTAACTGGCCAAGCCCGAGAAGACGCAGAAGGAACCTTCTCTTGAAAATCGTTTGCAATACTGAGATGTTATGGTATTATGGTGGTGAAAGTGGGAGGTTCGGAATCAACTTCGACCTCCTTGTCCTTATTTTTCTTTGGACCTCCACTTAAGAGAAGACCGATATTTTCAAAGAAGGCAGTGAAAGAAGCCATGATAACAAAAGGTCAGTGAAAATTCTTGCTGAGAAAATTGAAGAAGATGGAAGAATTTCTAAGAAAATGTAGGGAAGAAGAAAGGCTtatgaaaatttcgaaaataaaGAGGTAAAAATGATGAGTAGATAGGAAGTTATAGACGGCAAACGTCGTGGTCATGATTACCTAAAAAACCGGCAAAAATATTTGCTAAATCGTGGGGAAACACGTGTTTGAGGTATTAAATACGAGAAGACGCGCGTCCTTTCAAGCATCAAAGATTGTTCAGGAACTTTCCCGCCAAGAAaggaatcttcaccaacttcccggTAACACTAAAATATGTCACCGAAAAGTATGGGGACTATCTATATGGGGTAAAATTAGTTTATAACAAATGGTCAAATAGTAACATGACACATGGAACCAAAGATAGCCAAAAGGCAAGTCAGGTAATAACCATTACCGAATATAACGAATATAATCGACATCGGGTAAATCCCGAAGGGAACGTAGTCAACGGGAGAAGATCAAGGGGTTTGCCATCAGATAACATTCAATGAGGGAATATTCATTAATATTAAATGAGCGACCGTTGTAGAGACTATTTGCATTCATTGCCTACCGTTACCCATTCATTAATGACTCTTTTACTGCCATTTAAAGaggagcttgatcctaggatcttgtttttCCTAGGTAGAACTATAAATAGCAGGCTCAAAAATCATTGTAGGGATGGAACATTCTATACAAAAAAGACTATATTTTGCtacttttgctctcaatttaacaACTTTATTTACACTTTATCGTTGCTCTTATTTTTGTCCTCGGAGACATTGCATTCGGAGCCGAGCTTGTCATCATCTTCAATTTCAATTGCTAATGTCAATCCTaatcttattttttttgttatttttggatTAAATCAGTTCGCTTGTTTATTAAACACACAATAAATTTAGCTATACCGTTTTACTGGTAAACAAATACGCCACTAATTTGGTTTTTATAGCATAGAAGTTAAACCGAGATCTCATTGTTGAGGCATCAAAATAACAATCAAGAGGTCCGAGGGTTTAATTCACAATTACGACATTAGATGTAAATCAATCTGCTCACCCTCAATGAAAGATTATCTTTATTGCATGTGCTTGTGGGCTAGATATATTGTTTGAATACGCACAAATTGATCCGAAtttcttttttgagtttttttttcctCCTTGAAAAGAAAACCTACCAGTTTTAGATGCACCACCAAACAAATTCATCATGCACTCGAAGTCACTTTTGGAAAGAAAGGAGCACGAGCAGTTTATTAACTACAATAATGCAAGAGGGATagattctttttctctttctttctgatttttatttGAACGGAAAGATTCTGCACATGCTATTTAATGGGCGATGACAGATATGTGTATGTGGCCATatttaatttctattttctcTGACTTCCCGTCTTTAGTCGTCGTCGGTTTCACTTTCAAAATTTGCCAAATAAAATTGATTTGGCATCAAATTCGATCTAtcgcaaaaagaaagaaaaaagatgaaATTTAGTGGGAAAAGAAAATTAGCAATAATAACGTAGATGAAATCTGCGCTACAGCTTGGAGGAAAAATAATCCTCAttatttaaaatctttaattaaAAAACGAAAGTGAAAAGAGCAAAAGCCTGTGTGCAAAAAGTACTCCTTTTGGATCTTAAGTTGACTCATTACACAATTAGTTCTTAATCATGTGTCGGATTTTCTCTTTTGATAGTTATGCTTTGGTTTGTATTATATTGGTCTTGTGCTTTACTTGACTCATCACATAAAGTAACAGTAATCAACACGTTCACAAACCAAAAGCACAGATATACAAAAAAACACTCTGAGCCTTCTGATTTAATACATTTTATGTATTTCCTTTACTTTTTCATTGTTTAAAGATCATTAGTTTTTTGTCCTCTGAGTATTTTCTATTAGATGTACAATTTCACACGGGGACGAAGCTACATGGTCTGAAAGAGATCtaatttaatctttttttttaatttttatttatttattaaaactaCACTGTGCATATTGATAAAAGGAAATTTCTTTTGTATAAGGTTGTTAAGGTAGCCCCTCTTTAAATTTTGCAAATCATCAAAAACCATCTTGCTAAAATATCACAAGCACACCCCCTCATGGTTCTTGCTTAAGTCGATTGCAAACCACACTTATAGAAATCTTCAGAGTTGAATGTCTTCAACAAAATCGCAATTAAGGAATGATTTGTTAGATGTATCATGAACAATAATTTCAGCGCAAAAACGAAATAACCTATTTTGACAGTTACTATAATTTATACCTTAATGTAGATATTACTTTATACTTGATACAACATGAATATAATATGTCGATTTTATAAATCTTCACGTAACAATCTTTTTTTTATGCTCAGTGCATAGTTAGTCCTTGAACGAAACAATCCTTAGTGGTTAAGTAATTAATTACAGTAAATGAGAGCCATAAACCAAATTTACACTTTATTACACCTGTCAGCAAAATGGACACTTGGGTCGGTGAACTCACGTTTCCtcttaaagtaaaaataaaaaaaactcaaTGGTGAATGGACACGTGGCACGAGCCCATTCTTGGTTCAGATCCAGAAGTCCCGTGAACACAGACGCGTTAAACTCACTAATCACCCAACGAGTCTCCCGTTTGCTAACTCCAATTTGGCTTTGACTCCTCAAAACAGCTGTAAATAACTAAGAGTTCCTATACAAACGTTTAACTGGCTACCGGCAAATTCAGAGACATGAATTTATGTGTGTATAATTTAATACTAGTAGTAATTTATACGATTTGATTCCTTTTGTGGGAGATCTTTTACCCACTTGTTGCTTGTTCGTACTTCGTATATTTTTGTGTAGTCAGCATTAATAGAAAACAAAAGGTCATTTAAATAGTGACAGAACCTGGACGCATTTGTCACTGCATtactaaaatatatattatactaaAGGGATTTAACCGTTTATATGTGCAAAATGCAGTAATTTTATCATTTATAGTTTCAATTAAAAACCCTGCCAACTATGTATTTTATGCAGTTTACCactgtatttaatttttaacccTTCAATGCAATTAATATTCTAACTTATAAGAGCCTTGAAAATTTATACAGCTTTTGGAAGTAATTTTGTGAAAgaactttttgaaaaaaaaaaatagttcgtACAAAAAAGAATTTTGTTGGATGATTAAAACTTTTTAAAACGTTTAACAGCAATATggtaaaaaaagttttttttttcgaaaaaattgGTTGAATCACTTCTTTAAACGACAATACTTTTCAGAAGATTttcttaaatatttaaaaataaaataaataaaacaacaaTCTCCATGCAATTTGGCTTTGACCGGGAACAGCTGTCAAAAAATATCCTAGCAGTACACAATTATACTGGGAACCGGCAACTTCCCGACCTTTAATGTACGTGTATATTTATAATACTCTTTAATTCTATTCGTACTTCTCCGCTCGCTTTTGGActctgttaattttttttttaatattctttacattttatttaattaaaatgaaATACtcctgtattttattttgttgaaacGTGCATATATATAAGACCTCAACTAGACTGCTAATCTTGATAAGTGAACTTAAGGTGCTCGTCCGGCTCTCTCCACCGAAAATTACTCCGCAACTCATCGGAGAAAAGGTATCGTCTTCAGCTTTTCCAGTGACAGTGCCTATTACTACGTAAGTTTCAAAATACTTTGACGTGAATTTCTATGCCATTTTCGTTAGTATTCATTTTCTTGGACTCTGTTTCTTTGATCCGATTTTAATGGCTGGGTATAATCATTGGTAACACGGTCTTTTTGGTTATATTGtgtattctttttaatttttttttttttgcgtttacTGATTCAGTTCAACTTAAACTATGGTACCACTTTCCTTGAATTTGACTTTTTTGGTCGgttcatttttatttgtttttgcaGGTTTTGGGGTCGagttaaaagaaagaaaggtGAAGCCTTTTTGTGGATCCGAATCAAAAGGTTGAGACTTTTTTTTTCCACCACCATATAGTCTCTTGGTTAACAATTTTGAGTACAAAAAAAATGGGAGTGAAAGTTGCAACAACTTGTTTGCAATGGAATCAATCCTTTGTTCCTCACTCTTcatcctcctcttcttcctcttcttcttcttcttcttctcaaactCTTGCTTCTGCAATCTCTTCACCTTCTTCTAAACGACGTAGTATTAGCAGCAGAGGATCTCTTATCTGCCGTTATGTCCATAGGCTGGACCAATCTGCTCTTTTTGGTACCCAATTCTTGAATTTACACAGGTCTCGATCTTGTGACCAACTCAAGCCAAGAACCAGAACAATTACAAGGGCTTCTAGCACTAGTGCCAGCTTAGATTCATTTTCAGATGAAGAGTTCTCCAAGGAAATTCAAGAATTGGCCCTTAAATTCCAACTTTCAGATGTCGAAAATCAAAATACTATGAGTTCTCAGCTTGAAGCTATTGCTGACTCTATCGAAACAAGTTGTGAGATTGTTACTAGTGGTAGTGATATTAAGTTTTTGGAAAATCAGAAGCCGTTTGATCCTTTAGAACAACCGGATTGGCCTGAAAGAGACGAGATAATTCCTGCGAATATCGAATGGAAGGCGAATAGCGTGGATCTGCCTTTCTCCCTTAGGATtataaagagaaaaaaacaatGGCAGGATGGGGTGAGAGAAGCAGGGGAATCAGCATATTGTTCAGTGAAAAAAGCATTTTCGAATATGGTGTTCATAATTCGAGAGCTGCAAAGCTATACTATGCAGATGAGGGAAATGTTGTTTTATGAAGATCTACAAGGGATTTTGGTGAGAGTACAAAAGGAGATGCATGCATCTTTTGTGTGGCTATTTCAGCAAGTATTTTCACATACACCTACTTTAATGGTATATGTGATGATACTGCTGGCTAATTATAGTGTTCATTCTATGGCAAACAGTGCTGCTATTGCTGCTACACCTCCACCTCTTACAGAAACTGTTTCTACTTTGGAAGAGAGTAATTTCAATCAAAAGTTTGATACTTCT
Above is a window of Nicotiana tabacum cultivar K326 chromosome 8, ASM71507v2, whole genome shotgun sequence DNA encoding:
- the LOC107816898 gene encoding uncharacterized protein LOC107816898 → MGVKVATTCLQWNQSFVPHSSSSSSSSSSSSSSQTLASAISSPSSKRRSISSRGSLICRYVHRLDQSALFGTQFLNLHRSRSCDQLKPRTRTITRASSTSASLDSFSDEEFSKEIQELALKFQLSDVENQNTMSSQLEAIADSIETSCEIVTSGSDIKFLENQKPFDPLEQPDWPERDEIIPANIEWKANSVDLPFSLRIIKRKKQWQDGVREAGESAYCSVKKAFSNMVFIIRELQSYTMQMREMLFYEDLQGILVRVQKEMHASFVWLFQQVFSHTPTLMVYVMILLANYSVHSMANSAAIAATPPPLTETVSTLEESNFNQKFDTSALKTFSVSSSSGKVTSIGGSNGGGGNYKPITSGNDGDGSLSSNYYTVIPDGISSNTRISEEEGVSAQETREEELKLWDSIVDEASKMQAATRDESLDHETMQRFVSPIYANIEVDDYADYFRTELLYQMGLNQEPQNTLLLANYAQFLFLVAQDYDRAEEYFKKASKVEPKDAEALNKYANFLWQVRKDLWAAEETFLEAIAAEPSNSFYAANYANFLWNTGGEDTCFPLDTDV